The Sorangiineae bacterium MSr11367 genome window below encodes:
- a CDS encoding serine/threonine protein kinase has protein sequence MSIPPGERRVPISTPAVPSSNAATVAATPSWPHPPVAQVVSVPEPSAPSMGKRGGTSQMPEQVLQSRVVASQQPVPASVAAAPVPSSDLRFVPIAAGATLERGYGRMVIETRVGEGGMGIVWRGWLFYPPGGARGGEPPVAIALKVLRAQIGAREDVRAFFRNEAEALRALSHPNIVRFFDLFEWPPQPPLPPPSRPEPPSLALAMEYVDGDTLEQVIARHVARAQLRGPGALPGMPFRRAWYYFQQLLGALAATHALGIVHRDVKPSNILIRKDGIVKLTDYGIARMNQPNGPDESQIAPGTGAYMSPEQVLSQPVDGRSDLYSAAIVLYEMLSGRTPFSTENKSEFWIRQEQVQRSPPPIRTLVAQAPPVLDALFFRALAKDKAMRFDSAIEMGNAFREAMGLPDSAEWRAQAEIARDAVPAQAAPAEAERQARLGTLRDFLVKKYPTLGMTAA, from the coding sequence GTGAGCATCCCTCCGGGGGAGCGGCGGGTGCCGATCTCCACACCGGCCGTGCCCTCGTCGAACGCGGCCACCGTGGCCGCCACGCCGTCGTGGCCGCATCCCCCCGTGGCTCAGGTGGTTAGTGTCCCCGAGCCGTCGGCGCCCTCGATGGGAAAGCGCGGCGGAACGAGCCAAATGCCGGAGCAGGTTCTGCAGAGCCGCGTCGTGGCGAGCCAGCAGCCGGTGCCCGCGTCCGTCGCCGCCGCGCCCGTGCCGTCGTCGGACCTGCGCTTCGTGCCCATTGCGGCGGGTGCCACGCTCGAGCGCGGCTATGGGCGCATGGTCATCGAGACGCGGGTCGGTGAGGGCGGCATGGGCATCGTCTGGCGCGGCTGGCTCTTTTACCCGCCCGGCGGGGCGCGCGGGGGCGAGCCACCCGTGGCCATCGCCCTCAAAGTGCTGCGCGCGCAGATCGGCGCACGGGAGGACGTGCGCGCGTTCTTCCGCAACGAGGCCGAGGCGCTGCGTGCGCTTTCGCACCCGAACATCGTGCGCTTTTTCGATTTGTTCGAATGGCCGCCGCAGCCGCCGTTGCCACCGCCAAGTCGCCCGGAGCCACCGTCGCTGGCCCTCGCGATGGAGTACGTCGACGGCGACACATTGGAGCAAGTCATCGCGCGGCACGTGGCGCGGGCGCAGCTACGCGGGCCCGGGGCGCTGCCGGGGATGCCGTTTCGCCGTGCCTGGTACTACTTCCAGCAATTGCTCGGCGCGCTGGCGGCGACCCACGCGCTCGGCATCGTGCACCGCGATGTGAAGCCGTCGAACATTTTGATCCGCAAAGACGGCATCGTGAAGCTCACCGACTACGGCATCGCGCGGATGAATCAGCCCAACGGCCCCGACGAGAGCCAGATCGCCCCGGGCACCGGGGCCTACATGTCCCCGGAGCAAGTGCTCTCGCAGCCGGTGGACGGACGGAGCGATCTCTATTCGGCCGCCATCGTGCTGTACGAAATGCTCAGCGGGCGCACGCCCTTCAGCACCGAGAACAAGAGCGAGTTCTGGATCCGCCAAGAGCAAGTGCAGCGCTCGCCGCCACCGATTCGCACCTTGGTCGCGCAGGCACCGCCGGTGCTCGATGCGCTCTTCTTCCGCGCGCTGGCCAAGGACAAAGCGATGCGCTTCGACAGCGCCATCGAAATGGGCAACGCCTTTCGCGAAGCCATGGGACTTCCCGACTCGGCCGAGTGGCGCGCCCAAGCCGAAATCGCCCGCGACGCGGTGCCCGCACAGGCCGCACCGGCGGAGGCCGAGCGCCAGGCACGCCTGGGGACCTTGCGCGATTTCCTCGTCAAGAAGTACCCCACGCTGGGCATGACGGCGGCGTGA
- a CDS encoding HAD-IC family P-type ATPase: MDGRTPSPASTTHACPACGKKIDPLRAGEVAILEGQFFYFCDRTCKRDYVSSAGSMSVLQRFTADPPPVAPAVLPIIKPAHTNGSREAVPPPAESWPDLDEPRISSRSLPETEPLSTGHDPYVDSADELPNEESPAPSHRAAAIEESLYEEPPPDEASPPEEELPVHEPAPIPPPVSEEQEEEIASGRREPAAEERGWRAFLRAKQDTIAYAGAALGVLAAVVALAGAQVAREPLAVVACAIWLVRVSTSRHDRALAHPYIAALPPVLALIAALWAAWGHEANAGSLAAFAGLCAAAALVIAVRVDRALEPIAHHRARIAEALDVRVRVVRGEETLELYPAQVKPGEHVMVEAGEVVGVDAIVAAGEATVIPWIDGPAEARKKEGDAIVAGAKVVSGTLRLMTTWAAHERAWVRLLLDPDLRIDVAAPLARGTRLLLERGAPIAALLVGVAVVANDGHGPAVLAAVAAAAMALGVWGVGAALALYYAQGQAEALSYGIVFKDARAFQNAGVADIAVVCSRGTVLMGEPEIVALEPLGSLEENRVLALAAGAETASSHPFASAILRAAQSRGIRIENVRNATAHAGLGVTALSARGERLVVGSRALLLEERVSVALADARVSELEAQGRSVLLVALAGKLVGLVALQDGLRAGARAAVQRLHDARIEPVLLSGEARDTCETLGRALDIDHIRPEVLPTDRGAEVRALREGGHAVAVLGHPQSDDAALGAADVSVALSAAGATPGEWSVALASDDVRHAALALALARTTRERTRMAFILGIAPGVAVTLAIAAGLLPLVIAPIAAVVATLGALAHARARESRMA, translated from the coding sequence ATGGACGGGCGCACACCTTCCCCCGCTTCGACGACGCATGCGTGCCCTGCGTGCGGCAAGAAGATCGACCCGCTCCGGGCGGGGGAGGTGGCGATCCTCGAGGGGCAGTTTTTCTACTTCTGCGATCGCACCTGCAAGCGTGACTACGTGTCGAGCGCCGGCTCGATGTCGGTGCTCCAACGGTTCACGGCGGATCCTCCGCCGGTGGCGCCCGCGGTCCTGCCGATCATCAAGCCGGCGCACACGAATGGATCGCGCGAAGCCGTTCCTCCGCCCGCCGAGTCGTGGCCGGATCTGGACGAGCCGCGGATCTCGTCGCGTTCTCTGCCCGAGACGGAGCCGTTGTCCACGGGGCACGATCCTTACGTCGATTCGGCGGACGAATTGCCGAACGAAGAGTCTCCCGCGCCGAGCCACCGCGCGGCGGCCATCGAAGAGTCGCTCTACGAAGAACCTCCGCCGGACGAGGCGTCGCCCCCGGAGGAGGAGTTGCCAGTTCACGAGCCCGCCCCCATTCCTCCTCCTGTTTCCGAGGAGCAGGAAGAGGAAATCGCGAGCGGGAGGAGAGAGCCCGCCGCCGAGGAACGCGGGTGGCGTGCGTTTCTCCGCGCCAAGCAAGACACGATTGCGTATGCCGGTGCAGCACTGGGCGTGCTCGCCGCGGTGGTGGCGCTCGCGGGCGCGCAGGTGGCGCGCGAGCCGCTGGCCGTGGTGGCATGCGCGATTTGGCTCGTGCGCGTGTCCACGTCGCGCCACGATCGGGCGCTGGCGCATCCCTACATCGCGGCATTGCCGCCGGTTCTCGCGCTCATCGCGGCGCTTTGGGCGGCGTGGGGGCACGAGGCCAATGCCGGCTCGCTGGCAGCGTTCGCAGGGCTGTGCGCCGCGGCGGCGTTGGTCATTGCGGTCCGCGTCGATCGCGCGCTCGAGCCGATTGCGCACCATCGCGCGCGCATTGCCGAGGCGCTCGACGTGCGCGTTCGCGTGGTGCGCGGCGAGGAGACACTGGAGTTGTACCCCGCGCAGGTGAAGCCCGGCGAACACGTCATGGTCGAAGCCGGCGAGGTGGTGGGTGTCGACGCCATCGTGGCCGCGGGCGAGGCCACGGTGATTCCGTGGATCGACGGGCCCGCCGAGGCGCGCAAGAAAGAGGGCGACGCCATCGTGGCCGGCGCCAAGGTCGTCTCGGGCACGCTGCGTTTGATGACCACGTGGGCCGCGCACGAGCGCGCGTGGGTGCGCCTTCTGCTGGATCCCGATCTGCGCATCGATGTCGCTGCGCCGCTGGCGCGCGGAACGCGGCTGCTCCTGGAGCGCGGGGCGCCCATCGCGGCGTTGCTCGTGGGGGTGGCGGTCGTCGCCAACGACGGACACGGCCCCGCGGTGCTGGCCGCCGTTGCGGCGGCGGCGATGGCGCTGGGCGTGTGGGGCGTGGGGGCGGCGTTGGCCCTGTATTACGCGCAGGGGCAGGCCGAGGCCCTGAGCTATGGCATCGTCTTCAAGGACGCGCGCGCGTTTCAGAATGCGGGCGTCGCCGACATCGCGGTCGTGTGCTCCCGCGGCACCGTGCTCATGGGCGAGCCCGAGATCGTGGCCCTGGAGCCCCTCGGTTCCCTCGAGGAAAACCGCGTCTTGGCGCTGGCCGCCGGTGCGGAGACGGCGTCGAGCCATCCCTTCGCGTCGGCCATTCTGCGCGCGGCTCAATCGCGCGGGATCCGCATCGAGAACGTGCGCAACGCCACGGCGCACGCAGGCCTCGGTGTCACTGCGCTTTCCGCCCGCGGCGAGCGGCTCGTCGTGGGAAGCCGTGCTCTCTTGCTCGAGGAGCGCGTGAGCGTGGCGCTCGCCGATGCACGCGTGTCCGAGCTCGAGGCCCAGGGACGCAGCGTGCTGCTCGTGGCGCTGGCCGGCAAGCTCGTGGGCTTGGTGGCGCTGCAAGATGGTCTACGCGCAGGTGCTCGCGCCGCCGTGCAACGCTTGCATGATGCACGCATCGAACCGGTGCTCCTGAGCGGCGAGGCTCGCGACACGTGCGAGACCCTGGGGCGCGCACTGGACATCGATCACATCCGTCCCGAGGTTCTTCCCACCGATCGCGGTGCCGAGGTGCGGGCCTTGCGCGAGGGCGGCCACGCGGTGGCGGTGCTCGGTCACCCGCAGTCCGACGACGCCGCGCTCGGGGCGGCCGACGTGTCCGTCGCGCTCTCCGCCGCCGGCGCCACCCCCGGTGAATGGTCCGTGGCGCTTGCCTCCGACGACGTTCGCCACGCGGCGCTGGCCCTCGCGTTGGCGCGCACCACGCGCGAGCGCACGCGCATGGCCTTCATCCTGGGCATCGCGCCCGGGGTCGCCGTCACCTTGGCCATTGCCGCAGGGCTCTTGCCGCTCGTCATCGCCCCCATCGCCGCCGTCGTGGCCACCTTGGGCGCCTTGGCCCACGCCCGCGCGCGCGAATCGCGCATGGCTTGA
- a CDS encoding aspartate aminotransferase family protein has product MPSPQDELLEIAKRRLYGNYRPAQVVFTRGKGCDLYDVDGNRYLDLCAGVAVDAVGHAHPTLVSAIAEQAGRLMHVSNYFYNEPNIRLADELCRRSGFARAFFCNTGTEANEALLKMSRRYFYGQGQTNRARIIAFDNAFHGRTLGAVSMTGTPKYREGFGVPGNVTHVPYGDLEAVRKAIGPDVAAVIAEPVQGEGGVFPAPPGFFSGLRALCDEHGALFLVDEVQTGIGRTGRFLAFEKDHVMPDAIALAKGLGGGFPIGAMLTTEKLADALPPGTHGSTFGGNPLACTAALTVLRILDEEKLVEGARAKGAALIGMLEDLVRDFPNACEGARGDGLLVGLILREGFVARDVLPLIQAQGVLLIAAGERVIRFAPPLVVTEAELARGVTALRTVVAELDKARR; this is encoded by the coding sequence ATGCCATCCCCCCAAGACGAACTCCTCGAGATTGCCAAGCGCCGCCTTTATGGAAACTATCGCCCCGCGCAGGTCGTGTTCACCCGCGGCAAGGGTTGCGATCTCTATGACGTCGACGGCAATCGTTACCTGGATCTCTGTGCGGGTGTGGCCGTGGACGCCGTCGGTCATGCGCATCCGACCTTGGTGAGCGCCATCGCCGAACAGGCGGGGCGCTTGATGCACGTTTCGAACTACTTCTACAACGAGCCGAACATCCGCCTCGCGGACGAGCTCTGTCGCCGCAGCGGCTTCGCGCGTGCGTTCTTCTGCAACACCGGCACGGAGGCCAACGAGGCGCTCCTCAAGATGTCGCGCCGCTACTTCTATGGCCAAGGCCAGACGAACCGGGCGCGCATCATTGCCTTCGACAACGCCTTCCATGGACGCACCCTCGGTGCGGTGTCGATGACCGGCACGCCGAAGTACCGCGAGGGCTTCGGCGTTCCAGGAAACGTGACCCACGTGCCGTACGGAGACCTCGAGGCCGTGCGCAAGGCCATCGGACCCGACGTGGCCGCCGTGATCGCCGAGCCCGTGCAGGGTGAGGGCGGCGTCTTCCCCGCGCCGCCCGGCTTCTTCTCGGGCCTGCGCGCGTTGTGCGACGAGCACGGGGCGCTCTTTTTGGTCGACGAAGTGCAGACCGGCATCGGGCGCACCGGCCGCTTCCTCGCGTTCGAGAAGGACCACGTGATGCCCGACGCCATCGCGTTGGCCAAAGGGCTCGGTGGCGGCTTTCCCATCGGGGCCATGCTCACCACGGAGAAGCTGGCCGATGCGCTTCCGCCGGGCACGCACGGGTCCACGTTCGGTGGCAACCCGCTGGCCTGCACCGCGGCGCTCACCGTGCTGCGGATCCTCGACGAGGAGAAGCTCGTCGAAGGCGCCCGCGCCAAGGGTGCGGCGTTGATCGGGATGCTCGAGGACCTGGTCCGCGACTTCCCGAATGCGTGCGAAGGTGCCCGCGGCGACGGCCTTCTCGTGGGGCTCATCTTGCGCGAAGGCTTCGTCGCGCGCGACGTGCTGCCGCTCATTCAGGCGCAGGGCGTGCTGCTCATCGCCGCCGGCGAGCGCGTGATTCGCTTTGCGCCGCCGCTCGTGGTCACCGAGGCCGAGCTTGCGCGCGGCGTGACGGCGCTTCGTACCGTCGTCGCCGAGCTGGACAAAGCGCGGCGCTGA
- a CDS encoding HAD hydrolase family protein, which yields MIPLSSLDTATACSLRGLLFDLDDTFLSHGLLTRAAYEALWKLHDAGLRLVAVTGRPSGWGEIIVRQWPIDGAVTENGAVHLVREGRGIARLEACDENERRRRRIRLAQLVERVRMEVPEARLADDVDARRSDVTWDIGERVHLPRERVDAIAAIIADEGARTTRSSVHVHATFDTDDKASGTVRFLRDRFAEDAGRALVAYAFAGDSGNDAACFAAFRTTFGVANVRPYLERLTVPPRYVAQNPMGEGFAEIAEILLERRSKGDAPRRLL from the coding sequence ATGATCCCGCTCTCTTCGCTCGACACCGCGACGGCGTGTTCGCTCCGCGGTCTTCTGTTCGATCTGGACGACACCTTTCTCTCGCACGGCCTGCTCACGCGCGCAGCGTACGAGGCGCTCTGGAAGCTGCACGATGCCGGCCTTCGCTTGGTGGCCGTCACCGGCCGGCCCAGTGGCTGGGGCGAAATCATCGTTCGGCAGTGGCCCATCGACGGTGCGGTCACCGAAAATGGCGCCGTTCATCTCGTGCGCGAAGGCCGAGGCATCGCGCGGCTCGAAGCGTGCGACGAGAACGAACGCCGCCGGCGGCGCATCCGCCTCGCACAGCTCGTCGAGCGGGTTCGCATGGAGGTGCCCGAAGCGCGACTCGCCGACGACGTCGACGCGCGGCGGTCCGACGTGACGTGGGACATCGGCGAGCGTGTGCATCTGCCACGCGAACGCGTCGATGCCATTGCGGCCATCATCGCGGACGAAGGTGCGCGCACCACGCGTTCCAGTGTTCACGTGCATGCCACATTCGACACCGACGACAAGGCTTCCGGCACAGTTCGTTTCTTGCGCGACCGGTTCGCGGAGGACGCCGGGCGGGCCCTCGTCGCGTACGCTTTCGCCGGCGACAGCGGCAACGATGCCGCGTGTTTTGCGGCATTTCGTACCACCTTCGGCGTGGCCAACGTCCGGCCCTACCTGGAACGCCTCACGGTTCCGCCCCGGTACGTTGCGCAGAACCCGATGGGCGAAGGATTCGCCGAAATCGCGGAGATCTTGCTCGAGCGCCGCAGCAAAGGAGACGCGCCGCGACGACTGCTATAA
- a CDS encoding class I SAM-dependent rRNA methyltransferase produces MPTVHLKPGHVQPVWAGHPWIYAQAIHRMDGGVAAGDEVSVMDPRGNLLGRGFYSPGSSIPVRLLVRDAETPLDAAFFREKLERALTWRARLGLPSHEGEKTTGYRLVHAEGDGLPGLIVDRFDDVLAVQFLTSGMKRREDMVLAALEQLLAPRVIVDRTPGITAKHEGFTTHPGIVRGDPGAQNREAGFAFFERGLSFRIPFELGQKTGYYFDQRGLRARVEQLALGRSVLDAYSFVGPFALAAARGGANSVTSVDESGLAIQVAESCARDNGLDGRISFVKADARKALRDAGNEGGHDLVIVDPPRLAPTRGSREGALMAYAKLAELGCRATKPGGDLILCSCSSAVDMQALTRSLAIGALHANMQAFIWERAFQGADHPVSAAFPEGLYLKALLARIENR; encoded by the coding sequence ATGCCGACTGTGCACCTAAAGCCTGGGCACGTTCAGCCCGTCTGGGCCGGACACCCTTGGATTTACGCACAAGCCATCCATCGGATGGACGGAGGCGTCGCTGCGGGCGACGAAGTCTCCGTGATGGATCCCCGGGGCAACCTGCTGGGTCGCGGTTTTTACTCACCTGGATCATCCATTCCCGTCCGCCTCCTGGTTCGCGATGCGGAAACACCGCTCGATGCCGCGTTCTTCCGCGAGAAGCTCGAGCGTGCGCTTACGTGGCGCGCGAGGCTCGGATTGCCCAGCCACGAGGGGGAAAAGACCACCGGGTACCGCCTGGTGCACGCGGAGGGCGATGGCCTGCCGGGCCTCATCGTCGATCGCTTCGACGACGTGCTTGCGGTGCAATTTCTCACATCGGGCATGAAGCGCCGCGAGGACATGGTGCTTGCCGCCCTCGAGCAGCTGCTCGCGCCGCGGGTCATCGTCGATCGGACACCGGGGATCACGGCGAAGCACGAGGGATTCACCACCCACCCCGGCATCGTCCGCGGCGATCCCGGCGCGCAGAATCGCGAGGCGGGTTTCGCCTTTTTCGAGCGCGGTCTGTCGTTTCGCATCCCGTTCGAGCTCGGGCAAAAGACCGGGTACTACTTCGACCAGCGCGGGCTTCGGGCCCGCGTGGAGCAGCTCGCGCTGGGGCGGAGCGTGCTCGATGCGTACAGCTTCGTGGGGCCTTTTGCCCTGGCTGCGGCGCGCGGAGGCGCCAACAGCGTGACCTCCGTCGACGAGAGCGGCCTGGCCATTCAAGTCGCGGAAAGTTGTGCGCGCGACAATGGGCTCGACGGACGCATCTCCTTCGTGAAGGCCGATGCGCGCAAGGCGCTGCGCGATGCGGGCAACGAGGGCGGACACGATCTGGTCATCGTCGACCCACCGCGTCTCGCTCCAACGCGCGGTTCGCGGGAGGGGGCGCTGATGGCCTACGCGAAACTCGCCGAATTGGGGTGCCGCGCGACCAAGCCGGGCGGGGACCTCATCTTGTGCTCGTGCTCCTCGGCCGTCGACATGCAAGCACTTACGCGCTCGCTGGCCATCGGGGCGCTCCACGCCAACATGCAGGCGTTCATCTGGGAGCGCGCCTTCCAAGGGGCCGATCACCCCGTGAGCGCGGCGTTTCCCGAGGGGCTTTATCTGAAGGCGCTTCTCGCACGCATCGAAAACCGATGA
- a CDS encoding porin family protein, with protein MTSNQKAVRTIFLSALALSVSGTALAQAAPQQPGASSNCPPGSWFCNDAAKANGAAAAPANGQLQPLPGTAPAAAGVEVGAPAPPAAPAPPAPPAPPAPPGTPVAPPVVVYQPAPPPVVVVQGRVDAPPPYQYTPRPNHRLPYNRQEWGLNLRLEGAILGRDKADNSGMGGGGLALRFKPSPYFGLEAGVDFLGGKDYYGDRRGEVNFSVSGLIFVNPRSRVQVYFPLGVDWATASINRDGSRSPGWSDSRYYYFGGHAGVGLEFRVARHFALNIAMIGFIRGRTDADKDRNPEFVESGTGRTSNTSGGGLFQGGMTIYF; from the coding sequence ATGACGAGCAACCAGAAGGCGGTCAGGACGATTTTTCTTTCGGCCCTTGCGCTCTCCGTCTCAGGAACGGCGCTGGCCCAAGCCGCCCCGCAACAACCCGGGGCCTCGTCGAACTGTCCGCCCGGCAGCTGGTTCTGCAACGACGCGGCGAAGGCCAATGGGGCCGCGGCGGCCCCCGCGAATGGTCAACTGCAGCCACTGCCGGGTACGGCGCCCGCGGCCGCAGGTGTCGAAGTCGGCGCCCCCGCGCCGCCTGCTGCTCCCGCGCCACCTGCACCGCCCGCCCCGCCGGCACCTCCCGGCACGCCCGTCGCGCCCCCCGTGGTGGTGTACCAACCCGCGCCGCCCCCCGTGGTGGTGGTGCAAGGGCGGGTCGATGCGCCGCCGCCTTACCAGTACACGCCGCGGCCGAATCACCGCCTGCCTTACAACCGCCAAGAGTGGGGTCTGAACCTTCGCCTCGAGGGCGCCATCCTCGGCCGAGACAAGGCGGACAACTCCGGCATGGGCGGTGGCGGTCTCGCGCTGCGTTTCAAGCCCTCGCCGTACTTCGGCCTCGAAGCCGGTGTCGATTTCCTCGGTGGCAAAGATTATTACGGCGACCGCCGCGGTGAGGTGAACTTCAGCGTCAGCGGCCTCATTTTCGTGAACCCGCGCTCGCGCGTGCAGGTGTACTTCCCGCTCGGCGTCGACTGGGCCACCGCCAGCATCAACCGCGATGGCTCGCGCTCGCCCGGCTGGTCCGACAGCCGGTACTACTACTTCGGCGGGCACGCGGGCGTCGGGCTCGAGTTCCGCGTCGCACGTCACTTTGCCTTGAACATCGCGATGATTGGGTTCATCCGCGGCCGCACCGATGCGGACAAGGATCGCAATCCGGAGTTCGTGGAGTCCGGCACGGGCCGAACGAGCAACACGTCCGGCGGCGGTCTCTTTCAAGGCGGCATGACGATCTACTTCTAG
- the lnt gene encoding apolipoprotein N-acyltransferase produces MARRRLFLFSLACLSGAFFACASPPFDLVSALWFGMAAFAYLLEECAEAAVPFSWFRGGLLGLGFGIGANVVALRFVPGVVTRFTPLPYSVGLVALVLLAAAQALRWMAAAWVWNALTQRMPWRVPRPVAFAAAVYIGTWVPVIFPWNPAGGATLRPELVQLADIIGERGVSAWMALSAGFLAMAVRQRQLRPAWAALALPAAMYLHGRIRMGEIDAMRAGAETAKVALVQPSVEATERWDRARARHILTSLTELTQRAERDGAELTIWHESAYPYEIAHASRRAPTASWTILQPGVHGPVLTGAVLRGGPPLAAADLQRSGETERFNSAVVARGDGSLSQPYDKLHLLWFGETVPLADTIPWIRRTFARGLGLTPGTSQVVLAVGKVRATVLICFEDTLPAAGREAMALAPNLLVNVTNDAWFTAGEAESTESELHLRMAAMRSIEGRRDMVRAVNYGPTSWVDAAGRVRGRYASTTPGILLAQPALLETPPTLYTRFGDGPFAVLLAAGTAAVAWAAARRRR; encoded by the coding sequence TTGGCGCGACGCCGGCTGTTTCTATTTTCGCTTGCTTGTCTTAGCGGCGCGTTCTTCGCGTGCGCGTCGCCGCCGTTCGATCTGGTCAGCGCCCTTTGGTTCGGGATGGCGGCCTTCGCGTACTTGCTGGAAGAGTGCGCGGAGGCCGCCGTTCCCTTTTCGTGGTTTCGCGGCGGCCTGCTCGGACTCGGGTTCGGCATCGGCGCCAACGTGGTGGCACTGCGGTTCGTGCCCGGTGTGGTCACGCGCTTTACCCCGCTCCCGTACTCCGTCGGGCTGGTCGCGCTGGTGTTGCTCGCGGCGGCGCAGGCCTTGCGCTGGATGGCGGCGGCGTGGGTGTGGAATGCACTGACGCAACGGATGCCGTGGCGGGTGCCTCGCCCAGTGGCCTTTGCGGCGGCGGTGTACATCGGCACGTGGGTGCCGGTCATCTTCCCCTGGAACCCGGCAGGCGGCGCCACGTTGCGTCCCGAGTTGGTGCAGCTGGCCGACATCATCGGTGAGCGCGGCGTGAGCGCGTGGATGGCGCTCTCCGCGGGCTTCCTCGCCATGGCGGTGCGGCAGCGGCAACTGCGCCCCGCGTGGGCGGCGCTCGCGCTGCCGGCGGCGATGTACCTCCACGGGCGCATCCGCATGGGCGAAATCGACGCGATGCGGGCCGGCGCGGAGACGGCCAAGGTGGCCCTCGTGCAGCCATCCGTGGAGGCCACGGAGCGCTGGGACCGCGCGCGCGCGCGGCACATTCTCACCTCGCTGACCGAGCTCACGCAGCGTGCGGAACGGGATGGGGCCGAGCTCACGATTTGGCACGAGTCGGCCTATCCGTACGAGATTGCCCACGCCTCGCGGCGCGCGCCCACGGCATCGTGGACGATCCTGCAGCCGGGCGTGCACGGGCCCGTGCTGACAGGTGCCGTACTCCGCGGAGGTCCGCCGCTTGCGGCGGCCGACCTTCAACGCAGCGGGGAGACGGAGCGATTCAACTCCGCCGTCGTGGCCCGTGGCGACGGATCGCTCTCGCAGCCGTACGACAAGCTGCACTTGCTCTGGTTTGGCGAGACCGTGCCGCTCGCCGACACGATTCCATGGATCCGGCGCACCTTCGCCCGAGGCTTGGGGCTCACGCCGGGCACGTCGCAGGTGGTCCTCGCCGTCGGGAAGGTGCGCGCCACCGTGCTCATTTGCTTCGAGGACACCCTGCCGGCCGCGGGGCGCGAAGCCATGGCCCTCGCGCCGAATCTCCTGGTCAACGTCACCAACGACGCATGGTTCACGGCGGGCGAGGCCGAGAGCACCGAGAGCGAGCTGCACCTTCGCATGGCCGCGATGCGCTCCATCGAGGGCCGCCGCGACATGGTGCGCGCGGTCAACTATGGCCCTACGAGCTGGGTCGATGCCGCTGGGCGCGTGCGCGGTCGGTACGCGAGCACCACGCCGGGCATCCTCCTCGCCCAGCCCGCGTTGCTGGAGACGCCGCCCACCCTCTACACGCGGTTCGGCGATGGGCCCTTCGCCGTGCTGCTCGCCGCCGGGACGGCGGCCGTCGCCTGGGCCGCGGCTAGGCGCCGGCGATGA
- a CDS encoding NAD(P)-dependent alcohol dehydrogenase: MKAWVIDDKFGIDALKLVELETPKPGFGEVLLRVRAVSLNYRDLVFVEGVASPQHPRPLIPTSDAAGEVAAVGEGVTRVKVGDRVVTHFSNWIGGRATHARMFGSTPGGSYDLSLGKPHQGALSEYALFSAERVLPFPEHLSLEEASTLPIAALTAWHSLFLNESPLKAGETVLVQGTGGVAIFAIQLARAAGARVIVTSSSDEKLARAREIGAHEGINYKKNPDWDVRALELTGGVGVDFVVDVTGSELGRSIHAVRAGGQVSVVGVLAGITAQLDIYPLLQKKARLQGIFTGSRDHFEDLNRAIAQHRLRPVVDRVVPFDKAREAFGRLKNGQFVGKIVIAGA; the protein is encoded by the coding sequence ATGAAAGCCTGGGTCATCGACGACAAATTCGGTATCGACGCGCTGAAACTCGTGGAGCTCGAAACGCCCAAACCGGGATTCGGCGAGGTGTTGCTGCGGGTGCGCGCCGTTTCGCTCAACTATCGCGATCTGGTGTTCGTCGAAGGGGTGGCGAGCCCGCAGCACCCGCGGCCGCTGATTCCGACGTCCGACGCCGCCGGCGAGGTCGCCGCGGTCGGAGAAGGCGTCACGCGGGTGAAGGTCGGCGACCGCGTGGTGACGCACTTTTCGAATTGGATCGGTGGAAGGGCGACGCACGCGCGCATGTTTGGGAGCACCCCTGGCGGCTCGTACGATCTCTCCCTTGGTAAACCGCACCAAGGCGCGCTCTCCGAGTACGCGCTCTTTTCCGCCGAGCGGGTGTTGCCGTTTCCGGAACATTTGTCCTTGGAGGAGGCTTCGACGTTGCCGATTGCCGCGCTTACCGCATGGCACTCTCTTTTCTTGAACGAGTCGCCGCTCAAGGCTGGCGAGACAGTGCTGGTGCAAGGCACGGGCGGCGTCGCCATCTTCGCCATCCAGCTCGCGCGGGCCGCCGGGGCTCGCGTCATCGTGACCTCCAGCAGCGATGAAAAGCTGGCACGCGCCCGCGAGATCGGCGCGCACGAGGGCATCAATTACAAGAAGAACCCGGACTGGGACGTCCGCGCGCTGGAGCTCACCGGGGGCGTTGGCGTCGACTTCGTCGTCGACGTGACGGGCAGTGAACTCGGGCGATCCATCCACGCCGTGCGGGCCGGTGGGCAGGTGAGCGTCGTCGGCGTGCTCGCGGGGATCACCGCGCAGCTGGACATCTATCCGCTGTTGCAGAAGAAGGCGCGCCTTCAGGGCATCTTCACGGGGAGCCGCGACCACTTCGAGGATCTGAACCGCGCCATCGCGCAGCACCGGTTGCGCCCTGTCGTCGACCGCGTCGTGCCGTTCGACAAGGCGCGCGAGGCGTTCGGGCGTCTCAAGAACGGTCAATTCGTCGGCAAGATCGTCATCGCCGGCGCCTAG